ttgataactttgctTTTAGCGACCGCACAAAGCGACAGCCGACGAGATGACCAAATTCCACTCGGACGACTACATCCGGTTTCTCCGATCGATCCGTCCCGACAACATGTCCGAGTACAACAAACAGATGCAGCGATGTAAGtttattgttaaaataatttttaaacattcgataatttattgatttttttgttacagTCAACGTCGGTGAGGATTGTCCGGTGTTCGATGGTTTGTACGAATTCTGCCAACTTTCGGCGGGTGGCTCCGTTGCAGCTGCCGTCAAACTGAACAAGCAGGCATCGGAAATCTGCATCAACTGGGGCGGCGGTTTGCATCATGCCAAAAAATCTGAAGCTTCCGGGTTCTGCTATGTGAACGACATCGTGCTCGGGATCCTGGAACTGCTCAAGTATCACCAGCGGGTGCTGTACATCGATATCGATGTGCACCACGGGGACGGTGTGGAGGAAGCGTTCTATACCACGGACCGGGTGATGACGGTGAGCTTCCACAAGTACGGGGAGTATTTCCCCGGAACTGGGGATCTGCGAGATATCGGCGCTGGAAGGGGAAAGTACTATGCAGTGAATATCCCGCTGCGGGATGGCATGGACGATGAGTCGTACGAATCGATCTTTGTGCCGATTATTTCGAAGGTGAGTTGGAATCGATGccattttttgtataaatatttagaaatgTTAGGCCAGTTTCTTAACACATTgaggaccaaatacgagatttcTCATTTTTCGCTTGTAGCGAATGTGCTCCTCTTAGAAGCTAACTTTATtccacaaaattgaacacaccAATCCCGGTGACCCATAAATACTAGATTTGTATGTTTTGGTCAAGCGAATTTTGAGATATAGAACACCAAATTTTAGTGTTTCTcggcttagatttcttcgcggtccttaatttGTTAACAAGATTTCACAGTCATCTaagaacattgttttttttttggtttttctatcGAGTAGATTCTATAAGagttaggattttttttggcaggATCACCAGTGTGACTTGCTTGTTTAGATCATTTTACGCTTTTGGTTAAGCTTGAACCTTTATTTTCAACGTCTTACGTCACCGATAcataaatacaaatttaaatttcttcgaGAAAGCATATTACTTTAAAAGACATCATGATTCAAAGACTTCTAAGCCTGTTATCGAGCAATCAAGTAAGCCTTTGTATCTAGACTACCGATTCATACGAGTGCTTTTGATACTAGCAGGGTAGTAGCATGAGAATTCAGGAAGAAAATTTAAGTGTCAAAGAATATGACAACATTAgtatacagtaaggttttttttaccttactttacagtaaggttttttaaaaTCTGCGTAAACAAAACCGCGTGTATTCCCGAAAACCTTGTAAAAACCGCTTCAACGCAGAACTTAgatctgagacctaagacctgaagACTGAGAAATTAGACaagagacttgagacttgataCCTGAGACATTGGACGTTAGACATTGGgcaagagacatgagacttgagaccggAGACATGAGACCGGAGATATgcgacatgagacctgagacaagagacctgagacctgggacaagagacatgagcccggagacttgagacatgagacttgagacctgagacatgagacaggagacatgagaaatgaggcttgagacatgagacctgagacttgagaccggAGGCATGCGACATGACTCATGCGACCTGacacaagagacatgagacctgagacatgagacctgagacatgagacctgagacatgagacctgagacatgagacatgagacacgagacatgagacctgagacaagagacatgagacttgagacttgggaTATGAGAATTTAGACCTGCGACCTGAGACCAGAgtcatgacacctgagacctcatgtctcatgtctccggtctcaagtctcatgtttcTTGTCTCAGGCCtcgggtctcaggtctcatgtctcaggtctcaggtctccaTTCTCGTGTCTcttgtctcatttttttttcaaataaaaaaaaatcaaagtgttttcctttgaaaaaaactgctttttctCTCAAAACTCGCGTGAATAGCGAAAACCGCgtgaaaaaaaaccgcgttaaaaaaccgtgtaaaaaccgcgtaaaaaaccttaCGGTAAATGATTAACGTCTAGGGCCCAAAATCCGGGATATATCTTATATCATAACCACAATCATGATCCTAAATTCGGGACAATGATTAGGACGTACGACCTGGATCAGGATCAGAGTCCATTACTTCGAGTTGGGATCAGGATCTAGATGATGATTCAATATCAGGATCTAAATAGATCAGAGTTCAGAATGAGGATCCTTATTCAGAATCCGGAATAGTATCAGGGAATGAATAAGGTTCGGAATCAGGATCTTCTGTTGAATTAGAGTCAGAATTGGGATCTTATTCCGGAACAGGAAACCCTCACCCAAAAGAGTTTGTAAACCACGAATTATTAATCTGGTCAAAccgtttttaattttagtttcctCGACCCTACATATCATGTCTTTACTAAGTTGTCTTCAAATTCTCCCATTCTAGGTGATGGAAACCTTCCAACCGTCGGCTGTGGTGCTGCAGTGCGGAGCCGATTCGCTAACCGGCGACCGGCTGGGCTGCTTCAACCTGACCGTCAAGGGTCACGGTAAGTGTGTGGAGTTCGTCAAAAAATACAACCTCCCGTTCCTGATGGTCGGCGGCGGAGGCTACACGATCCGCAACGTTTCCCGCTGCTGGACCTACGAAACCTCCGTAGCACTGGGCTGTGAAATCGCAAACGAACTGCCGTACAACGACTACTTCGAATACTTCGGACCGGACTTCAAACTACACATCAGCCCCAGTAACATGAGCAACCAGAACACCACCGAGTATCTGGAGAAGATCAAAAATCGACTGTTTGAAAATCTACGCATGCTGCCACATGCTCCGGGCGTACAGGTGCAAGCCATCCCGGAGGATGCCGTGAACGAGGAAAGCGACGACGAAGACAAGGTGGACAAGGACGAACGGTTACCGCAGAGCGACAAGGACAAACGGATAGTGCCGGACAACGAGTTCTCCGACTCCGAGGACGAGGGCGAGGGCGGCCGAAGGGACAACCGATCATACAAGGGCGGCGCACGGAAGCGGCCGCGACTGGACAAAGACGCCAAACCGGAAGAGGTCAAGGACGAGCTGGAAGTGAAAGGTTAGAGCGCATTTTTGTACAAACACCTTCTCTGTGTCCGTTGAAAAAAACACACGCACATACGGGTGGGTCTCTCCCTGTTGGTCCTTTGGCGGTTTGGCGCGGatgccttttttttaaaactcttccttttttttatactCGTTGGAACGTATCAGAGAGAATAAAAGTGAGAATCTTTAATTCAAGCTGCGAGTGTTGTTTGTTATTTGGGGCACGCTTGGCTTGGCCAGGCGTTTCCAGAAATAGATGGAAGAATCTCACTTTGTGGTACGTCCCTCTCGAAAAACGGTCttaggtttttctttcttatttcgTTAGGCCTAAAATTCCTTGAGCGATAGATAGCATGAGTTCTAAGATCTttcgttttattattttaaccctgttttaaatatgttttgcgTTGAAGCCCAGTTTAGTCTATGTTTTGAACTAAGCCTTAATATTCAGCCCTATTATCGCCAAATGTAAAACTCAAATACGAATTTCCATTgaaggaatttttttctgaaaatcaggACAAGTCTGGACATGTCCTCTCGTTAACCTGGAATGCCGTTGACTTGTCAAAAACAGATGTATTGAGAAATCTTCAAAAccacggatttaaaaaaatatcgaaacctCCCGTATAAAGCTATGACAgaagtttattgaaatttcaagaagACTTAAGGAAGGTAGGTTTCCCAAAAGATTTATAAAACTAATCTTCAAGTCCATTAGAAGACCGGAAACAGGACACAAACTTGTAAATCTTTAGTACTCCAATTTTAATGCCAAGACTGACATCATGGCGGACAGAAAATTGTTGCCATGCCAGGAGTTTTACGTTGTAAGTGAACTCTGAAATAAGTCAGGAAGAATGTGGCCAaattatgcataaaataatccagctttttcaacaaaattcatcGTTTTTACAGTATAAATTCATGCCTTAGTTGAATTTAGAAATGTGGTTCAGAACGTTCTTCGATTTCAGTTAGGTTGAAGCCacaaatttaattctcatttgtTCTCAATATATTAACGGATTGATATTATTTCTTCTTTAGATTCCACCGGTGACAAAGAGGACAGCAAATCCGGCGACGACCCTAAGAAGGAAACCTCGACCGTTGCATGATCGGCACTGGCCTCGTACCGGAAATAGCGATCCCTCTGCCAGTAGGCGCAACAATGAGCGAGCGTACCCAGCTCATTCATCGTTGTTTCTACTagttggtttttaaaaaaaacagtttttttttctattgcgtatgacaacatttttgaatgatgTCTTTCCAGAGTGGAAGTAGAAAAGCGCATTTACCCAGAAGGATGACTAGAAAAGGAAAATTAACAAACAGGAAACTATATAGGATTATACAACGCTCGTAGTTTTTACAGATCTTGATCGAACTAAAGACATCcgtcgaaacaaaaaatttacatagaAAGTAACTAAATAGTAAAGCTAATAGGAAAAAAGCGAGCGAAAGATTCCTAATTATTATCATAAACAAAATCAaaggaatcgttttttttttttaattttctgacaAAGTATCGAACGTAATCGTAACAGTTAGGTATagtagaaaatatttatttatgacAAACATTAAAACATCGCTCAGCACaggtaattttatgaaattaaaaaaaaaactagaacagGTCTGTACAAgggaaaaaatcaacacaaGATTGATTTTTCTACTAGACAGAGAGAAGAATGATCTCAGGAATGGCACACCCCcgtttttggttgaattttaaCGCTTCCATAGGAAAAATACTATCATCCACGATTTATACTACTAATAGGATTCCCTTGATATCATATCGAACTTGGATGATCAACAACCAAACTTccataacgaaaaaaaagttctgtccCCCAAAAAATTGGACTCGTCGCTCTTAATGGCAAGAAATAATTacaatcagcaaaaaaaaaaaaaaactaggcttAGGGAAAATTTAATACCCACTACTACTTACAGTAAGTAATCGTTACAATGAATACATATTGCGAAAGCAAGCTAGGGAACCGATTCGGACATACATATGTTAGTTTAGCAATCACGAATAACAATTATTCAACTGTATTACGTAGGTTATAAGAATAATACCGCGATCGCTATTAGTTTGTAAGGGGAGGAATTTTGATTAGATTGACCGTGTCGATAACGACAGGCAAATACAAAACTATgatgtaaaagaaaaaaacaaattcaactaaaaaaaaacacttaaagtATTGAGATTAAAAACCAATCTGGTTGAAGTATTCAACCCAAATGCACTGGCACTGTTTTTAAGTATGGTATTCcgaattttgtcctttttgaaACTGAAAATCTACACCTGAATTCAAATTCTCTCTAAAGAGAAAACATTCCAACATCAGAACTGCTAAAAACACTCTAAGCACATGGAACAAACTGAAATAAGACGAGCAAACATAGGCAAACGTCAAATAGTTGGTGCTCCATGGTCAAAAACTCGGCAAATGAACCCTGGGTTAACCAGGGTAGAGCCgaatggtaagtttttttttatcactgatCGCATTCTTACTATGAAAGTAGTGCTCAAGCCTTCAAGCTTTGCTTTGCTAGTTAAAAGTGAGGAAAACTACGTCaacctttttaattttataaaaatacgtcagcaaacaattttgaaaaacctcAAAAAAGTAAGTTGGTTTTTATACTCTACACTCTTTTCcagaaattgatttgaaaaaaaattgaaattagaatTAACTACTAAATATTGCTGTTAAATTTAGATCAATCGGTAATACTGAGTTTCTCTTCTGAATTTCCATTACGATTTCAGTCTaagattttatttctttaagggaaaaaatcaccgtgaatttgtttttggaaatttttgagcaGCTTTATCGGTGAGTATTATAGATTTGAAATGATGGACGGATAGACCATAGGAAAAAAGTTACTAAGGGCCATATAGTCCAAGTCACTGGCCCTCCTATAGGAGCCCATTCGCTCCAAAccagaagaaagaagaagaatgtTACTAaggtgttgaaaagagcgaggAGCATTGATGCTTGACCACATACTGATTTTTTGTCCCTCACTAATCAactggcctaggacagatgagcgaaaacggagagctgtttgtagaattttgtgccaacaacaacatggtgatcggtggatcgctcttcccccatcgaccagcacataaggtcacttgggtatcccgagatggccgaacagaaaatcaaattgaccacatctgcatcagtcgaaaatggagaaggagccttcttgatgtccacaacaagcgaagcgcagacattgcatctgaccatcacctcgtccttggcgagatacgactgagagttgcgcgtgtccaacggcgcgaggagaaagtcggatgtcgatacgacgtccgccggttggagaatccagaggtgaaaagggcatacgttgaacagctagaatcccgagcctcggaattgccggcagacggaacagtcgaagaacagtggtgtgaatcaagaatgcctttatcacgacgagccatggtactcttggtaaagtgtgtggaagaagaagtgaatggatgtcggatgaaacttggaggatggtcgatgatcggagaaagacgaaagtcggaattgagcaggcatgtaccgaccgggtcagccaaagcagccgcccgcttacgatatgcggagctggaaagggcagttaaacgagcttgtagacaagacaagagagcctggacaaactccctagccgtaGAGgaagaaagagccgccgccaatggagacatccgattactttatgacatttctcgccgcctcagtggtgcaaggaatAATggaagaatgccgctgaaagaccgagcaggtcagttattgaccgatcgaacagatcagctcaaacgatggaccgagcacttcgaacaactcttccgagtcacgaatagcgatggccaacagaacccacagctcgaagcgccaacagtaagccgcataaatggcgtcaactcggaagcgccctcgctggctgaaatagaagcggcaatcaaaaacatgaattcCAACAAAGCatctgggatcgattgcatccctgctgaaatgctgaaagccgaccctgccctgccagcacaaatgttgcaccgtcttttcgctgacatctgggatactgcaacattcccggccgactggatgcagggtatcctcgtgaagttcccgaagaaaggagacctgactgagtgcggtaactggcgaggcataacgttgatctgtacaaccctcaaagtactctgcaaagtgatcctgaacagaatccaggagaaaatcgacgctacactccgacggcaaccaGCTGTATTCCGATccagacgatcatgtgtggaccacatcacaacgctacgaatcatactggaacaaatcaactaattccaggactctcttctgctggttttcgttgatttcgaaaaagcattcgactgacttaaccatgaaaacatctgggcggctctaaggctacgaggggtcccagagaaactagtccatctcaccgaagcacaatacgaggcattttcgtgcaaggtcttgcacgatggtgttttgtccgaaccaatcccggtaactgctggagtgagacgaggatgtatcttatcatcgctatttttctcatcgtaatggatgagattctgactggatcgatcgactgtgcaccgacccgaagattgccgtggaatccttcaacaatggagcaactgaacgaccttgacctggttgacgatattgttttgctcgcccaaacacaaccggatatgcagagcaaactcgacgacctcaccgaaagttccaaggcagcaggtctcaaagtcaatgtcggaaagactaagtcgatggagatcaacacagcaaatcccttcagtttcatggtagctgggcaacaagttgagaaagtgaagtgcttccagtatcctggtagccagataacgcctgatggtggtaccaggaaagacatcgaaacccggatcagaaaggcccgatttgcttttgcgagtctccgaaacatctggcggtcacgccggATCTCTCTACGAagaaaaatccgaatcttcaactcaaacgtcaaatccgtattgctgtacgggtgcgaaacttggtgcacatatgcggtgacgacgcgaaaactgcaagtatttgtaaaccgctgcctgcggaatgtcatccgcgcttggtggcctggcaactggatctcgaatgaggaactacatcgccggtgtcatcaaagggctctagaaatcgagattcgggaacgtaagtggagatggattgggcacacgccgCGTAaggatgaaaacgagatttgcagagaggcgctagattggaatgaAGAAGGTCACCAAAGAAGatgcagacccagaaactcgtggcggcgaagcctagccgctgaaatccgaactgttgacgagaatcttgactgggaccaggtgaagacgctggctccggatcgccaacagtggaggtcttttaccacggccctatgaaccggaggatcggcgcgggatcattaagtaagtaagtaagtaatcaACTAAGAGGAATTACCGAATAGAGCCGGCACTTCGTTCTGCGAAGCAGTtgattatggatggttcgaccgtcATGTGGATACACATGGATTGCACCTAAGACAAAGTGGTTGATCGActttacccagcaaacatttaagagggtatatcgcaggaacaacagaattaatcaaacgaatataccagatgaaaagattgtataaaacttaccaaaaaagcatatagctataaaagtggaggcgatatatctacaatgacaagattttaacgattcgatttccccacaaaatgtaaaatatacgatttgcagtaatttgagtaaaactaaaaaaaaaaaatttccccgaccgagatttgaactccagcctcCGAGTTGtctgtccggtatcttaccactaTGCCAACTCATAAGAAGAAATGATttgcgctatagctctatatgtgagattttctgttcacgaaccggtcaaaggaagaaagaaggaaggatcgcccatttatcgtaaatcagtttactcaaatcgtaaatgttgaattatcgtattctcaactatttggagacatatttacgaattgactaaactgctatccgattcaactttttatgGGCAAAGCTtctcgtaaatgaatgatagaaaatcactcaataccagcttgtttacgatggttattgaaaatgtcttaatattcgatttggattatcatttctattacgatttcatgttagctgggtattGAGTAGGTACGCATGCGTCAGCTTCGTGTGTCCAACTCGTAAGTAAATTGGACGGAAATCGAGAACAATTGTTTGTGCGATATGTGAATTAGACTAGTCCACACGGTTGGTCTCCTAGATGATAGAAGGACAGTGAtacgataaacaaaaaaaacaaattaaaaatattttcaaaacaaaacattttaattcgcaAATAAATAACGGTTCTCTAATTCCTCTACCTGCTAAAACACTCTAATCGATCGACAGAATCGAATTCAGACTCGTTAGGCTATCACCCTGGCTCGATTGTGACAGCAACGAGTCCCGATTGTTGCTACCATCGCCCGCAGCAATACTGACAATATTAGTGTACCGTATTCGAGGCCCCCCAAGATAGCTGATCGGGTTGGCGAACTGTCGCTTATCCGCGTCCAAGAACACCGGTCCCAATCTTCGGAGTTTGACCCTGGGAGGTACCACCGGTCGTCGTTGTTCTTCGAGTTTCGTCGAATCGCTATTGTTACTACTGCTATTGGTGGTTGGTTCTACTTCTTTTGGCAGCTGCTGCTCCCCATCTACTGTAGTCGGCGAAGGCGTATTGGAGCGTTCATCGACTTCTAGGATGGTGGTTGTTTGCCCTGCAATTTGAGGCTGATACTTATAGTGCTGGCGATTCGCGGAATCGATACCGACAGGCGCAGGCGCGTTCGGATGAGCATCTACGGTGACCAGCGGGCTATCTACTGTGTCCTGTTTCAAGTATGCGTGTGTATTGGTGTGTTGGTGAGCGTTTAAGGGTGGTGTGTTCAAGTGTGAGTGTACGAGCGAGGAGTTTTTGGTTAGAAAGAATGATCTAGCGAGTTGGACGAACGACGGCGGGAGGATCCTTCCGTCAGGACGACGTGGACACTTGGCACTTACGACGGTTTGGCTGCCGGGTGGGGGACGTTCTAGGTGATATGGTGAAGTTGTTAGTCACAGTATACGAAGAATGAAACACATTTAAAAATCCAATGGGTTGTTGTATAAATCATCTTTATTTTTCTAGcttggttttgtttttctctttcgCTAAGGTCTACGAACTAGGTTTTAAAGCACGAAACAAAATGAATGAACAGTCACCACGTGGTTCGTATTGTGGATCATCCAATTGATATTTTCGTAAGGTATTTACTAGGAAGAGATCGAAAATCCCACACAAAAAAACGCCAACACTCAAACCAAACACACGCCCTTCAAAAATAGTTAACAAGGTGTTAGCCACGCCCTCTTCTTAAACCATAAACAGcacatttcacaaaaaatagaaacagtCACACACACTCAAAAGTAAACAGTCAGCTACGATGGCGATTCGGGTGCTTCGTCGATTTTGAATGGTAGCGGTTTCTGGCCAACGAGAGCTGCCGGTGGAGGTCCCCAGGATACCTGCCGAGGTCCTCGGGATCGCAGCCCATTGACCACCAGGGGACTTCCACTACCGGGTCCGGGTGTCGTTGGCACCGAAGCTTGGGATGAGGGTGAAACTTCGTCTGCAAACAGGACCAATTTGGCTGGTTTGCTTCGGGATGGGTTAGATTTGACCGTTTCCGACACCGGCGTTTCCTTCACCTGATGGATGGATGAACAGATGAAGAGACTTTTTGGATGATGGATTTATGGCACACACACACTCTGATGTATTCTACACGGGTACGAACCATGCGATGGGATGCAGAGATCGTTCTTCCTAGCACTGgtagataaacaataaattactGTAAGCTGATTGGAATGGCTGGAAAACATGAGCagcttaaaaaatatatgataCGCTTATCATAAATGCAAATACTTTCAACAGACTAGATGAATGCTGATCACTAGAATCAAATTAGTAGGTTAGGATTAGATAAATCaacataaagataaaaaataccAAGCGACAAGGTTAAATTGGTGGCGAAAATTAGTACAATTACCAtattaggttttttttgttaaccaGTTTTTAGTGGGAGTTAATTGATTTAGTGATTAATACTTTAGTTTCGTTTTTAAGCGTgggatttgaatttaaaatctcgTTATTTCTAGAAGAAGAATAATCGTGTAAAATGAATAAGCCGTGACGAAACATGCAAGCGATATGTGAGTATGAGTTGCCTAGTTTGGTTTTGGCACTAAAACTACTACAAACTAACTACACGTGCTAAACATCGAATTGGTCCGATTTTAGTTGCAAGTCGCCAAGATCCAGCTTGTTCAGGGTTACTTCACTAATCGAGCTAAACGGTGCAAGGGAGGCGAGGGTAGACATGCTTACCGGGGCCGAGTCGAGCAGATCGGCAGTGTCCGCGTCACTGTCACCGTCTCCATCTTTCCCTTCTCCGCGGAGTGCTCCATCGGTGGAATCGTCACCGTTCACGGTTCCATTGCCATTTTGCAGCAGCCTTCGCTGCTGTTGGCCGTTTTGGCCTCTTGTCGGGCTCGATTCGGAGCCTTCATCTTCTTCCTCCACCAGCGATTCCCACTGGGGTTCGTGGTCCATCAGTTGGCTGTCTGCGAAgtttaagtaataattgcaaataAATCTTACAGTAAAAACAGCGAACATGAAACGGGGTTTCCAACAGAATTCATATATTTTGTGAGATAACAAATAAATAATCTGtggaaatcagatttttttttaaatttggaactaCACTAGATTGTGAAGGTGCTAATAGAGAACCCAGTGTCGTAAAATGGGcaaagaagtttttttcatGTATAATTAATTTAAGCTGACAAAAACCAAGCAGGTTCATTAAGATCAATGATGCGCTGAAACATGTTTGGCGCATATTTTACACCAAAATACATTCGCATAAATTTACCCTTTTTGTAAAGAATTCTCCCGTTAAAGCTTGGAAcatttttttgtgcaaatttggaTGTTTCGTGccttaacacaaaaaaaaaaacattttgaattcaTGCGCCTACCTTTCGGTGTAAAAAGCGCGCC
This sequence is a window from Uranotaenia lowii strain MFRU-FL chromosome 3, ASM2978415v1, whole genome shotgun sequence. Protein-coding genes within it:
- the LOC129758776 gene encoding histone deacetylase HDAC1; protein product: MQSHSKKRVCYYYDSDIGNYYYGQGHPMKPHRIRMTHNLLLNYGLYRKMEIYRPHKATADEMTKFHSDDYIRFLRSIRPDNMSEYNKQMQRFNVGEDCPVFDGLYEFCQLSAGGSVAAAVKLNKQASEICINWGGGLHHAKKSEASGFCYVNDIVLGILELLKYHQRVLYIDIDVHHGDGVEEAFYTTDRVMTVSFHKYGEYFPGTGDLRDIGAGRGKYYAVNIPLRDGMDDESYESIFVPIISKVMETFQPSAVVLQCGADSLTGDRLGCFNLTVKGHGKCVEFVKKYNLPFLMVGGGGYTIRNVSRCWTYETSVALGCEIANELPYNDYFEYFGPDFKLHISPSNMSNQNTTEYLEKIKNRLFENLRMLPHAPGVQVQAIPEDAVNEESDDEDKVDKDERLPQSDKDKRIVPDNEFSDSEDEGEGGRRDNRSYKGGARKRPRLDKDAKPEEVKDELEVKDSTGDKEDSKSGDDPKKETSTVA